The sequence below is a genomic window from Poseidonibacter antarcticus.
TAATTCCTTTTCCTTTAAAAGGCCATGGTGCAGGATTTGTAGTTCCTACTTCTTTTCCAAGAAAATCTTTGTATGCATATAACTGCATCTCATGACCACTCGGTAAAATAAAAGATAATACTCTTCCACAATTTGCAACAATTTCTGCTTCTAAAAATTTTGTTTTAATACCATATTTTTCTATTCTTTCTTTTAAAACATCTAAATCAGCATCATCTTTCACTTTATATGCCATTCTATTAAAAGTAGCTTCTTCTGATGGTCTTAAAACTAAACTATATTTATCCCACTCATCCCAGCATTTTAGGTATAGAGTACCATCTTCATCTTCTCGTGTAACTGTTAATCCCATTATTTCTTCATAATAATTTCTTGATTCTTCAATATCTAAAACATTGATATCAATATGACCTAGTCTCATAATTCCCATCTTAACTCCTTACTTTATAATTTTAACTTCCAAGTGTATATATATTTGATTTAGGTTTTTTTATAAATGCAATTTCCATATCACTTCTTGGAAAACTTCTACATGCTAGAACAATATCGTTCATTTCTTCATCTTCTGTAATATGTTTTCTATTCATTTTTAGTTTTGTGTAATTACCTTTATGTACTTTGATTTTACAAATTCCACAAGCACCATTATGACAACCTTTTGGAACCAAATCTGCACTAACAGATAATGAATCCATTAAATGTTTTTCTTCACAACAAGAACGTTCTCTATTTTTATCTTTTACTAAGATATTATGTTTCATAAATATCCTTATATTTAAGATCTACAACAAAATTAAAAATCATCAAATTGTTGTTTAATGTAAAAGTTACCTTTTAACTATGGAAACTTTACTTTAAAAAATTCGCAAAAAAATCGCAAAAAAAAAGAATTTATAAGAATTATTAAATCTTTACTATAACTTTTTTAATGTATTAATAGAAAACTTATGAGATAGTTCTACACTAGGAGATGTACTAAAAGCTTGTTATTGAAATAAGATAATTACTAGTATAAATATTTAAAGATATATTTATACTAGTAATTACCTATTAACCATCTATCATATAATTAAAAAACCAATGAAAGAAGAATTTCCTTTTAGCCTTTTTATATCAAGACCTTGAAATTAAATAGAAAATGATCGACCTTCATCTATTTATTAACATTAACACATAAAAAATTTCAAAGATAGTTTCTGACAAATTATATATTTTTTTTTAAATCTTATTCTCATGATGTAGTTATTTTCTAAGAAATATAAAGAAGGGAGGGGAATAATAAAAAATGTAGTTAAAAATAAAAAGTTCCTAGTATGATAATAGGAAGAATTGCATTAAACATCGAGAAATCTATAGATTTTGTTTTAAATTATACTAAGATATTAAATAAAAAATAATCTCTATAGGGTGTATTCAATATTTCAATTAAAGCATGCATAAAACAATGTTTTAACCTGCCTATATACCAAATGATCAAGAAATTAGGTTAATAAAGTAAATTGAATTATCATTGATATATCAGACAATAAAAACTTCTTTTATAGAAATACTAAATTCTATCGTTGTATTTGTTAATCTACACATTAAGATTTTAGAAGGTTTACATTTCTTTCTAAAATAAATTATTGCTGATATGATTGTTACTATCATTACAAAAGATAGTAACAATAAAAAAATATAAACTAATTTAGAAAAAACTAATAATCAAACTAGGAAAAATAATGAATTACTCTTTCTTAGTTTATGTAATATATTAATATTTGTTAAGCACATCTATATATTTAATTTTCATGATTTTAAAAGCATAGCTATTTTACAATTATTTGTTAAGTCTTGTGTCAAATAAAATCCATTTATTCCACAATTAGAACTTCTATAAGTTATTTAATTAGTAAGATCAAAGCTCCCCTCTTTTCCACCAATATTTTACCAATTTCACGGATTATTGAAAACTTTCAGTTTTTTTATTTATATTACTCAAATTCAATTACTATTGGTTCAGTAGCTTCTTTTTCAACAAATCTCACATACTTACCTTCAAAACCAACATGTGCAGTTCCTGTTTCTCCATCTCTATTTTTTAGGATTATAATTTCTGCTGATTCTTGTACTTTTTTATACATTGATGAATTATCTTCTTTATTCTTTTTATAATAAGATTCTCTATATAAGCCAAGAACTATATCAGCATCTTCTTCAATATTTCCAGAATTTTTTAAATCACTTAACTTTGGTCTTTTATTTTCTCTTGTTTCAAGACCCCTGTTTAGCTGTTGAAGTAAAAAAACTCTTATATTATAATCTCTTGCGATTTTTTTTAGCATTGCTGAAATTTGCCCTATTTCTATATCTTCTCTTGTTTTACCTAACAATTGTACTTTTCCAGTATGATCAACAAAGATATTTTTTATATTAGGGTTCTTTCTTAAAGTAGATTTAATTCTACTTTGTAATTCTGTTAAAGTTGGATACGATTTATCATGAATAATTAAATCAGATGTGTCAAAAAAATCTATTGCTTCTTGAAACTTTTCTTTATTTTTAACTAAACCTTTTTTTAAATCATTTAGACTTTCTCCAGCTCTTGTTGCAATTAATCTGGTCATAATTTTTTTAGCTGGCATTTCTAATGATTCAATTAATACCCCTCTTTTATCTAATAATGATTGTATTGATAAAGTAGAAATAATACTTGATTTTCCCATTGATGGTCTTGCAGCAATTACAATTAAATCTCCATCTTCGAATGCTCCAATAATTTTATCTAATGCTTTTAAGCCTGAGGATTGTCCTATAATTCTTGAACCATTTGAAGCAGCAAGTTCCATGTCTTTAACTACGATAGATATTAAGTCTTTTGATGTTAAAACATTTTCATTATTTTGATTTTCTATATCTTCAATATTTTTTTGCAAGATATATAGGATATCATCGCTTTTAGGATTTTCTTCAATATATCTTGGTATTTTCTTAGATAAGTTTTGTATTTTTCTTATTTTAGAGTCTTCTTTAATTTCAAAACAATATGCTTCAATATTAGTAATAGGATTAACACTTAATATTTCTATTAAATTATCATCAGTAAATAACTTCCCTACCCCTCTTTTTCTAATAAATTCTTCATCTATTGGCATCTCTTCATAATGTAAATCTAACATTACTTTATAAATATCTTGATGTACTTTTAAATAAAAATCTTCAACACCTAAAATTCCTGATATTGTATATATTTCATCAGGTCTAAATATAATAGAGCTTAAAACTGTTTTTTCAATACTTACTGAATGTGCAATATCCAAGTCTTTACCTTTTTATAAAAAGTATTCGTTCTAAAACGAATACTTTTATTATTTATCTAATTTACTATTTTCTTCAATATATATTTTTAATTGTTCAATTGATAAGAGTGATTTTGATTTCTCAATTTCTTGAAGTGGATCATTTAAATTTTGTATATGTAATCTATATTTAATTTCTCCACTATCATCTTTTTCCTCTTTTATATCAGTAACCATATATTTAAATATCTCATTATCTCCAAATTCATTCTTTTTATTAATAAAGAATATCTTATTTATATATTCTTTAGTTAGATCTTCTTTTTGTATTTTTCCAACTAAATCTCTATTTTTATATAAATATCTCCAAATAATTAAACTTTCTTCTTTTTTAATTATTACTCCAGTTGTACTATTAATTAAATAACCTGTTTCTTCTTGAATTGATATAATATTTTCTTTGTCAAACCCAGGTAAATTATTTCCTAACTGTTTTCCTCTATATTGTTTAATAACTTGTTCTCTAAATTTTCTAAAATCTTTTACTTTTAATAATCTTTGTACTTCATCTTGTTCTCCATCTAGGGAAGACGACTCAATAAATTCATCTTTAAATAATTCTTTTAAAGTTTCTTTAATTCCATCCTCATTATCTTTAACAATATTTGTAAAATTATTAGCTAGTAACTCTTTTAGAATTATAATATTTTTATCGGTATTAACTTTTTCTAATATATAAAATTTATTTAGATATTCACACTCTTTTCCAATTAAATATGAATACTTACTTTTATTATCTTTAAGAAATAAATCACTTTTAATTCTTTTAACATGAAAAATTATATATTCAACCTTAGGCCCTACTCTTTCTTCTGTATATGAAATATATAAAGTATTTGAGCTTTCATTTATTTCTTCTAATATTATCTCTAATACATCCGTTCTGAAATTTGTATATCTTGAATATTTATTTTTTAAATCTAGAATACCTTTTATAGTTTCAATTTTAAGTTTAATTACATTCAAAGATTGAGACTTAATATATTCATAGAACTTAATAGTATGTTTAAATTTAAAATTAACAATATCAATCAAATCATACATGAAAAAATTCTTTTTAAGATTTATTAAGTACTCATCCATATCTCTATTAAAATTTATTAATACTTTTTTAGTATATTTTTCGAATTTAAAATCATTTCTAATAAGACCTACTTCTCTAAATGAATCTCCATCATCAAATGTAATATATATATTAGCAAGTCTTTTAAGTGTTTTTCGTGTTTCGCTATACAAATGTTTTTCATTTATATTTAATGCCTTAATCTCATCTGTTGTAATTTCATAAAAATCTTTAAATAATGATTCTTTACTATCTACTTTAGAAATGATAAGTTTAAATATCTTAAGATCATTAACACTAAAAGCAGAGACATCACCTTTAATAAATTTATTTAATTGCACTACTTTTCTGTTTTTTAGCAATTTTTTTTGTTCTTCATTAAATAGCTGCTGTTTTGTAGGTTTAATTTTTCTATCCACGATTATTCCAATTAAATGAATTTTAGAAATAATAATAACTATTTAATCCTTAATTTTCTCATATTTTATGTTATTTATCAAATAAGTTCTCAAATTTTATGTTAATACTTCTTTTAAATGACATAATATAAATTTCTAAATTATAAAAGTTCTCATATTATATGTTATAGCATACAAATTGAGAATTCTTATAATTATCAACAATTTCATTTTAAAAAGTTCTCATAATAGATGTTATAACATACAAATTGAGAATTTTTTACTATTTTATTAGTATTCAATAAAATATAATCAACTAAAAAGTATTTAATTTAATTAATCATTTAAAAGTTCTCATATTATATGTTTAACATATGATATGAGATGTAAAAAATCTCAAAATATAAGTTATAACATCTATTTTGAGATTCACTATTTCGCAAATCTTATGTAAGCAAACTACTTTAAAGCCCTATAGTATAGTGCTTGCAGGGTTTCATATAAACCCTTTATAAAAAACTCTATAAAAAGATTATAAACTCTCTACAGAGAGAGTAAATAAAACTAGCTTATAATTAAACTATTAATCATATATTTATTCAAATTAACGTACTTAAATATTAAAAAATGCTAACTTAGTAATATTAGAACCCAATAAAGTATAAAAGTTCTCAAATTATATGTCATAACATACAATTTGAGAATTAAACAACTATATATATGTTATAGCATATATTATGAGAACTATTATAGTTTATTAAACCAGCTACTTAATAAATAGAATGTTATACAAATAATAT
It includes:
- a CDS encoding 2Fe-2S iron-sulfur cluster binding domain-containing protein, producing MKHNILVKDKNRERSCCEEKHLMDSLSVSADLVPKGCHNGACGICKIKVHKGNYTKLKMNRKHITEDEEMNDIVLACRSFPRSDMEIAFIKKPKSNIYTLGS
- a CDS encoding DnaB-like helicase C-terminal domain-containing protein — translated: MDIAHSVSIEKTVLSSIIFRPDEIYTISGILGVEDFYLKVHQDIYKVMLDLHYEEMPIDEEFIRKRGVGKLFTDDNLIEILSVNPITNIEAYCFEIKEDSKIRKIQNLSKKIPRYIEENPKSDDILYILQKNIEDIENQNNENVLTSKDLISIVVKDMELAASNGSRIIGQSSGLKALDKIIGAFEDGDLIVIAARPSMGKSSIISTLSIQSLLDKRGVLIESLEMPAKKIMTRLIATRAGESLNDLKKGLVKNKEKFQEAIDFFDTSDLIIHDKSYPTLTELQSRIKSTLRKNPNIKNIFVDHTGKVQLLGKTREDIEIGQISAMLKKIARDYNIRVFLLQQLNRGLETRENKRPKLSDLKNSGNIEEDADIVLGLYRESYYKKNKEDNSSMYKKVQESAEIIILKNRDGETGTAHVGFEGKYVRFVEKEATEPIVIEFE
- a CDS encoding replication initiation protein, yielding MDRKIKPTKQQLFNEEQKKLLKNRKVVQLNKFIKGDVSAFSVNDLKIFKLIISKVDSKESLFKDFYEITTDEIKALNINEKHLYSETRKTLKRLANIYITFDDGDSFREVGLIRNDFKFEKYTKKVLINFNRDMDEYLINLKKNFFMYDLIDIVNFKFKHTIKFYEYIKSQSLNVIKLKIETIKGILDLKNKYSRYTNFRTDVLEIILEEINESSNTLYISYTEERVGPKVEYIIFHVKRIKSDLFLKDNKSKYSYLIGKECEYLNKFYILEKVNTDKNIIILKELLANNFTNIVKDNEDGIKETLKELFKDEFIESSSLDGEQDEVQRLLKVKDFRKFREQVIKQYRGKQLGNNLPGFDKENIISIQEETGYLINSTTGVIIKKEESLIIWRYLYKNRDLVGKIQKEDLTKEYINKIFFINKKNEFGDNEIFKYMVTDIKEEKDDSGEIKYRLHIQNLNDPLQEIEKSKSLLSIEQLKIYIEENSKLDK